Proteins from one Phytoactinopolyspora mesophila genomic window:
- a CDS encoding glycerophosphodiester phosphodiesterase, with protein MPFRRPLHAVIASAAAVAIAVPPAGSNPEPISTSAAPKQASASGQAMDQRPIVFAHRGASGYRPEHTIEAYEFAIQMGSDALEPDLVATKDGVLVARHEPWLGHTTDVADRPEFADRQTTKTVSGRLIEDEWFAEDFTLAELKTLRAVEPLQDIRQHNTIYDGRFEIATFQEIIDLAKKASRGGRQIGLFPETKHPTYFRSIGLPLEEPLIDIIKRNGLNRVNGPVLVQSFEPTSLRKLDDALKVPVVQAITTSGAPYDTIANGEGPTYADMVTPEGLEEIATYADWIGPNKNLVIPRESDGSLGEPSSLVADAKAAGLDVMAWTFRNENQYLPTDLRWGDDPGDYGDAFAEFQAFFEAGVEGVWADNPDTAMMARDDFLNGQD; from the coding sequence TCGACCACTCCATGCCGTCATCGCCAGCGCCGCGGCCGTGGCCATCGCCGTACCCCCGGCGGGCAGCAACCCCGAACCGATCAGCACGTCGGCAGCACCGAAGCAAGCCTCGGCCAGCGGGCAGGCAATGGATCAACGACCGATCGTCTTCGCCCACCGGGGTGCCTCGGGCTACCGGCCTGAGCACACCATCGAGGCCTACGAGTTCGCGATCCAGATGGGCTCCGATGCCCTGGAGCCCGACCTGGTCGCCACCAAGGACGGCGTGCTCGTGGCCCGGCACGAGCCCTGGCTCGGTCACACCACGGACGTCGCCGACCGTCCGGAGTTCGCCGACCGGCAGACCACGAAGACCGTGAGTGGACGGCTCATCGAGGACGAGTGGTTCGCAGAGGACTTCACCCTCGCCGAGCTGAAGACGCTGCGTGCGGTAGAGCCGCTGCAGGACATCCGCCAGCACAACACCATCTACGACGGCCGCTTCGAGATCGCGACGTTCCAGGAGATCATCGACCTCGCGAAGAAGGCGAGCCGCGGCGGTCGTCAGATTGGGCTGTTCCCGGAAACCAAGCATCCGACATACTTCAGGTCGATCGGCTTGCCGCTCGAAGAGCCGCTCATCGACATCATCAAGCGCAACGGCCTCAACCGCGTGAACGGCCCTGTGCTGGTGCAGTCGTTCGAACCGACCAGCCTGCGCAAGCTCGACGACGCCCTGAAGGTGCCGGTTGTCCAGGCGATCACCACATCAGGCGCCCCGTACGACACGATCGCCAACGGTGAAGGGCCGACCTACGCCGACATGGTGACCCCCGAGGGCCTGGAGGAGATCGCTACCTACGCGGACTGGATCGGCCCCAACAAGAACCTGGTCATTCCCAGGGAGTCCGACGGCTCGCTCGGCGAACCTTCCTCGCTGGTGGCCGACGCCAAAGCCGCCGGCCTCGATGTGATGGCGTGGACGTTCCGCAACGAGAACCAGTATTTGCCGACCGATCTGCGCTGGGGCGACGATCCAGGTGACTACGGCGACGCCTTCGCCGAGTTCCAGGCGTTCTTCGAGGCCGGCGTCGAAGGTGTGTGGGCAGACAACCCCGACACCGCGATGATGGCCCGGGACGACTTCCTCAACGGGCAGGACTAG